Proteins encoded together in one Branchiostoma lanceolatum isolate klBraLanc5 chromosome 11, klBraLanc5.hap2, whole genome shotgun sequence window:
- the LOC136445058 gene encoding uncharacterized protein → MWPKTEDAGRQKTFDLHGLRPYTEYLIRIRCKAEYWGDYGTPVHVRTWQEAPEEGPKELQAGTVLDIDGDGLTDVTISWEEIPLEYQKGPIIRYELNLTEGDKVISSPSVDGNVTRYTFSNLTVGQPYQVVLWAVNAAGTSPTVTYDIVPEPGVQPVEPWPLIGTSQGSTTVIVLGSVLGGLFLLSMVVFFNRRAIGKRFKLAKAHLWPRIPGPANFLVTPSSEGDYQEVDRHIPVVYLTPEPETVDDIAEERRKLLASLPDRPLGGANSDSGNLYARVGHGSRLVSTATNDADRPGHDVGCHGSREEVARMSLVARAIWANVNNEAVSMAAEGGNALDSNAKSIQSYVQVDHSSYDVAMATGGTPAASSGYGTGGSQATQDYVREDHWTSPVAMATEGDQTAAYELAPVSSGAEQTPREDVTARAIQDYVQATHSDTMATEVATPQAEFIPEDGQIQHPSSNVAMATEGAQGVSPGATARKEATKVGKVRRAGELNASQDMNEYVQSTNVPHEAFSDP, encoded by the exons ATGTGGCCT AAAACCGAGGACGCCGGAAGACAGAAAACTTTCGACTTACATGGACTCCGACCTTACACGGAGTACCTCATCCGCATCCGCTGTAAGGCTGAGTACTGGGGAGACTACGGGACACCTGTACACGTCAGGACATGGCAGGAAG CTCCAGAGGAGGGACCTAAAGAGTTACAAGCCGGTACAGTGCTTGACATCGATGGGGATGGTCTTACTGATGTCACAATATCGTGGGAG GAAATCCCACTGGAGTACCAAAAGGGCCCTATCATTCGCTACGAGCTGAACCTGACCGAAGGAGACAAGGTCATCAGCAGTCCTTCAGTCGATGGAAACGTCACCAGATACACGTTCAGTAACCTCACCGTGGGTCAGCCATACCAGGTCGTGCTTTGGGCCGTCAACGCCGCTGGGACGTCCCCAACCGTCACATACGACATCGTTCCAG AGCCAGGAGTGCAGCCGGTAGAACCATGGCCACTCATCGGAACATCCCAGG GTTCCACCACGGTCATCGTCCTCGGATCCGTGCTCGGAGGCTTGTTCCTGCTCAGCATGGTCGTCTTCTTCAACCGTCGGGCGATAGGGAAACG GTTCAAGCTGGCGAAGGCTCATCTGTGGCCGAGGATTCCCGGACCGGCTAACTTCTTG gTGACTCCGAGTTCGGAGGGAGACTACCAAGAAGTGGACCGGCACATCCCTGTCGTCTACCTCACACCGGAACCGGAAACAGTTGACGACATCGCGGAGGAGAGGAGGAAGCTGCTGGCAAGTCTTCCGGACaggccgctagggggcgctaATTCCGACAGCGGCAACCTGTACGCCAGGGTGGGACATGGAAGCCGCCTTGTTTCCACGGCAACGAACGACGCAGATCGACCGGGTCATGACGTCGGTTGCCATGGTAGCCGCGAAGAGGTTGCGAGAATGTCACTTGTAGCTAGGGCTATTTGGGCCAACGTGAACAATGAGGCTGTTTCCATGGCGGCCGAGGGAGGCAATGCCCTCGACTCCAACGCCAAGTCCATTCAGAGCTACGTACAGGTGGACCATTCAAGCTATgacgtcgccatggcaacgggaggCACACCAGCGGCCAGTTCTGGATACGGCACAGGGGGGTCACAGGCCACGCAGGACTACGTACGGGAGGACCATTGGACCTCtcctgtcgccatggcaacggaggGCGACCAGACGGCTGCTTACGAACTCGCGCCCGTCAGCTCTGGCGCGGAGCAGACCCCCCGCGAAGATGTCACGGCGCGGGCCATCCAGGACTACGTGCAGGCAACGCATTCCGATACCATGGCAACGGAAGTCGCCACACCCCAAGCGGAGTTCATTCCGGAGGACGGGCAGATCCAGCATCCGAGTTCGaatgtcgccatggcaacggaggGTGCGCAAGGGGTTTCTCCCGGCGCCACTGCGCGCAAGGAGGCTACAAAAGTTGGAAAAGTTCGACGCGCGGGAGAACTCAACGCCTCTCAGGACATGAACGAGTACGTACAATCCACCAATGTCCCGCATGAAGCCTTCTCAGACCCTTGA
- the LOC136444880 gene encoding prolactin receptor-like, with translation MHTCSYLVTFLFNVAMLCQGANIFRLRHGHGVEEVSSYPTDAFTSGTPTVSHSAFQPELVAAVGSTVLLNCTQRDGLASAGASWQHNGRKLDPPRRESPAAPGAQLRLEDVSGEDSGTYLCLVDGKVQTQVVLKIGRKPQLPKIEDCISKNADTFRCWWTVEDSDLETHYRLFYTFNDGKRIRHECPEYEGVDSCFFGYDHAYLHTRYRFEVRATNALGSATSRPLYVDPTTERVKPDPPHHVHARLRHNDGALKVSWRSPTDIMFLSLQYELQYRSENDQPDDWTVQKTGEQTNFLLLGLEPNTRHFLRVRCKPVLLGGFWSEFSDVTEVMTGESRDKQRHNQT, from the exons ATGCACACCTGTTCGTACCTGGTCACCTTCCTTTTCAACGTCGCCATGCTGTGTCAAG GTGCCAACATCTTCAGACTACGGCACGGACACGGTGTAGAAGAGGTGTCGTCATATC CAACCGACGCCTTCACCTCGGGCACCCCGACCGTGTCGCACTCGGCCTTCCAGCCCGAGCTTGTCGCCGCCGTCGGCTCCACGGTCCTGCTGAACTGCACCCAGCGGGACGGGCTCGCCTCAGCGGGCGCCTCCTGGCAACACAACGGGAGGAAGCTCGACCCGCCCCGCCGGGAGTCCCCCGCGGCCCCCGGTGCCCAGCTCCGACTCGAGGACGTGAGTGGTGAGGACTCCGGGACCTACCTGTGTCTCGTCGACGGCAAGGTGCAGACACAAGTCGTCCTGAAGATCGGAC GTAAGCCCCAGCTGCCGAAGATCGAGGACTGCATCTCCAAGAACGCCGACACCTTCCGCTGCTGGTGGACGGTGGAGGACTCCGACCTGGAGACGCACTACAGACTCTTCTACACCTTCAA TGACGGAAAGCGGATCCGGCACGAGTGTCCTGAGTACGAGGGCGTGGACAGCTGCTTCTTCGGGTACGACCACGCCTACCTGCACACGCGCTACCGCTTCGAGGTGCGGGCCACCAACGCGCTCGGCAGCGCCACCTCGCGACCGCTCTATGTAGATCCAACCACGGAGAGAG TGAAACCTGACCCACCCCATCACGTGCACGCCCGTCTCCGCCACAATGACGGGGCGCTAAAGGTCAGCTGGAGGTCACCAACGGACATCATGTTCCTGAGCCTACAGTACGAGCTGCAGTACAGATCGGAGAACGACCAGCCAGACGATTGGACG GTGCAGAAAACAGGTGAGCAGACCAACTTCCTCCTGCTGGGACTGGAACCCAACACCAGACACTTTCTGCGCGTGCGCTGTAAACCCGTCCTGCTGGGAGGCTTCTGGAGCGAGTTCTCTGACGTCACGGAGGTCATGACCGGGGAATCACGTGACAAGCAACGTCATAACCAGACGTAG